The following proteins come from a genomic window of Leucoraja erinacea ecotype New England chromosome 1, Leri_hhj_1, whole genome shotgun sequence:
- the LOC129700298 gene encoding C-X-C motif chemokine 13-like, which translates to MNCGAAIVILLLFGHCAAFTQVNEDEVKRCRCHGYRKDKIPGIYITQIDIFPRSRRCRRTEIIARLIPKYNSYLICVERTAPWLKILIEDLLANTK; encoded by the exons ATGAATTGTGGTGCTGCTATCGTAATCCTGCTGCTGTTCGGACATTGTGCAGCTTTCACTCAGG TAAATGAAGATGAGGTTAAACGCTGTAGGTGTCATGGATATCGTAAGGACAAGATACCCGGGATTTACATAACACAAATTGATATCTTTCCCAGGAGTAGAAGATGCAGAAGAACAGAAATCAT AGCACGGCTTATTCCAAAATACAACAGCTATCTAATCTGTGTGGAGAGGACGGCTCCTTGGCTAAAAATATTAATCGAAGATTTATTAGCAAATACCAAGTAA